The Christiangramia flava JLT2011 genome has a segment encoding these proteins:
- a CDS encoding DUF5916 domain-containing protein, translating to MSSSSHQLLGMLLSFFCFSAMAQEEKEADSTVTYPKRSYTTTTVQGLEPIKIDGSLNDPAWATVEWTSDYVEWEPDNATPPTQQTKMKVVYDDKNLYLAFYCLESNPENIIQRMGRRDDFPGDWIEVNIDSYNDDRTAFSFTTSVSGVKGDEFVSNNGNNWDVSWNPIWYVKTSMVADGWVAELRIPLSQLRFGNDAEQVWGIQSTRRYFSKEERSTWQPIPANPAGWVSSFGELRGLKNLKPQKQLEIQPYALGRYSTYEKENGNPFRDGTDGKFSAGLDAKIGVTNDLTLDLTINPDFGQVEADPGAVSLDGFEIFFQERRPFFVENKNIFNFNYSGGQDNLFFSRRIGRDPQGSAVGPGTAYIDQPNNTTILGAAKFSGKTKNGWTVGVLESVTAKEYADVIAENGQEDEVLVEPLSNYFVGRLQKDFNDRNSYIGGMVTGTHRQMHENVSFLHTQAYSGGLDFKHNWKDRTYYIEGNVVGSHVRGSREAILNTQNSIVHLFQRSDASHVQVDTSRTSLSGTGGRVEFGKGGGGNWRYYAGGNWSSPELELNDIGFLRQADQIQQYARVVRLFNKPTSWYRRMNFALEQSSAFDFEGNYNRMMYEMVGFLNYKNNWWSEFGAAHKPRIYVNSFLRGGPRWRYNEENYFYFFSGTDRRKKASFDLGYVHSEGKQDAFDLRRYVFRARYQPINALSMSLNLEYETNPSKTQYITEKAFNGMPRYILGNIDQETYSATLRLNYNINPNLTIQYYGQPFIFKADYSELNYVNDATAKNLDQRVTWYKNDQIRFEDDTYYIDENRDQNIDYTVSNPDFAFVQFRSNLVARWEYIPGSEIYLVWSQGITGLGDVNNRFSAIVDNQLLRQRPQNTFLIKATYRFIL from the coding sequence ATGTCTTCATCATCTCATCAGCTACTGGGAATGCTCTTGTCCTTTTTCTGCTTTTCAGCAATGGCCCAGGAAGAAAAAGAGGCCGATTCTACCGTCACCTACCCGAAACGCAGCTACACTACCACAACAGTCCAGGGCCTGGAACCTATTAAAATTGACGGGTCTCTAAACGATCCTGCATGGGCAACGGTAGAATGGACCTCCGATTACGTGGAATGGGAGCCTGATAACGCAACACCGCCCACGCAGCAAACAAAAATGAAAGTGGTTTACGACGATAAGAACCTGTACCTGGCTTTTTATTGCCTGGAATCGAATCCTGAAAATATTATCCAGCGAATGGGAAGGAGAGATGATTTTCCGGGTGACTGGATCGAGGTAAATATTGATAGTTACAACGACGATCGCACGGCTTTTTCCTTCACGACTTCGGTTAGCGGGGTGAAAGGCGACGAGTTTGTTTCCAATAATGGGAATAACTGGGATGTGAGCTGGAATCCTATATGGTACGTTAAAACAAGCATGGTAGCTGACGGTTGGGTTGCAGAATTGCGTATTCCGCTTAGCCAGTTGCGCTTTGGAAATGATGCCGAACAGGTTTGGGGAATCCAGTCTACCCGAAGATATTTCAGTAAAGAAGAACGTTCTACCTGGCAGCCAATTCCAGCAAACCCTGCCGGTTGGGTAAGTTCCTTTGGAGAACTTCGCGGACTCAAAAACCTGAAACCACAGAAACAGTTGGAAATTCAGCCGTATGCGCTTGGGCGTTATTCCACGTATGAAAAAGAAAATGGCAATCCTTTTCGCGATGGGACTGATGGGAAGTTTTCCGCGGGACTGGACGCGAAGATCGGTGTAACCAATGACCTCACACTCGATCTCACTATTAATCCAGATTTTGGGCAGGTGGAAGCTGATCCCGGCGCAGTTTCCCTGGACGGTTTCGAGATCTTTTTCCAGGAAAGGCGACCCTTCTTTGTGGAAAATAAAAACATCTTCAATTTTAATTACTCCGGTGGGCAGGACAACCTGTTCTTTTCGCGTAGAATTGGAAGAGACCCTCAGGGTTCGGCAGTAGGTCCCGGAACAGCGTACATTGATCAGCCCAATAATACGACCATTCTCGGTGCCGCAAAATTCAGCGGAAAGACCAAAAATGGCTGGACGGTTGGCGTGCTGGAATCGGTTACTGCCAAGGAATATGCTGATGTGATCGCGGAAAACGGGCAGGAAGATGAAGTGCTCGTGGAGCCCCTCAGCAATTATTTTGTGGGTCGACTTCAAAAAGATTTCAATGACCGCAATAGCTATATCGGCGGCATGGTGACCGGAACACACCGGCAAATGCACGAAAATGTATCTTTTCTGCATACACAGGCCTATTCCGGCGGACTCGATTTTAAGCATAACTGGAAAGATCGTACCTATTATATTGAAGGGAATGTGGTGGGTAGCCATGTTCGCGGAAGCAGAGAGGCCATCCTGAATACCCAAAATTCCATCGTGCACCTCTTTCAGCGTAGCGACGCGTCTCATGTTCAGGTCGATACGAGCCGCACCTCGCTTAGCGGAACTGGCGGCCGTGTTGAATTCGGGAAAGGTGGTGGCGGAAACTGGCGATATTATGCCGGCGGAAACTGGTCTTCCCCGGAACTGGAACTGAACGACATTGGTTTTTTACGCCAGGCCGATCAGATTCAGCAATATGCCCGAGTGGTGAGGCTTTTCAATAAACCAACTTCTTGGTACCGAAGAATGAATTTTGCCCTGGAGCAGTCTTCAGCTTTTGATTTTGAAGGAAACTATAACCGCATGATGTATGAAATGGTTGGGTTCCTGAACTATAAGAACAACTGGTGGAGCGAGTTCGGCGCGGCCCATAAACCGAGGATCTACGTGAACTCCTTTTTGCGCGGTGGTCCACGCTGGCGGTACAATGAAGAAAATTATTTCTATTTTTTCTCCGGAACAGACCGCAGGAAAAAAGCCAGTTTCGACCTGGGTTATGTTCATTCCGAAGGAAAACAGGATGCTTTTGACCTGAGGCGTTATGTTTTCAGGGCACGTTACCAACCCATCAATGCGTTGAGTATGTCACTCAACCTCGAATATGAAACCAATCCGAGTAAAACTCAGTATATCACAGAAAAAGCTTTTAATGGTATGCCGCGTTACATTCTTGGGAATATCGACCAGGAAACCTATAGCGCTACACTTCGGCTGAATTATAATATCAATCCTAACCTGACCATTCAGTATTACGGGCAGCCGTTTATCTTTAAAGCCGATTATTCCGAACTCAATTACGTGAACGATGCAACGGCCAAAAACCTGGATCAGCGCGTAACCTGGTACAAGAATGACCAGATCCGGTTCGAGGATGACACCTATTATATCGATGAAAATCGCGATCAGAATATAGATTATACGGTGTCCAATCCAGATTTTGCATTCGTACAGTTTCGTTCCAACCTCGTGGCGCGTTGGGAGTATATTCCAGGGAGTGAAATTTACCTGGTCTGGTCGCAGGGAATCACCGGTCTTGGGGATGTGAATAACCGTTTTAGCGCGATCGTGGATAACCAGTTATTGAGGCAGCGCCCACAAAACACCTTTTTAATCAAGGCGACCTATCGATTTATTCTGTAG
- a CDS encoding sugar O-acetyltransferase produces the protein MKTEKEKMLAGEAYIAVGRKGEELFKERQFAKELLFQFNNLPPSEIRERNEILKKLLGKTGKNFYFEPPFRCDYGYNIEIGRNFYSNYNMTVLDCASVKIGDNVMLGPNVQLYTAGHPIHHEKRNELWEYAKPIKIGNNVWIGGNTVINPDVTIGDNVVIGAGSVVTRNIPANVIAFGNPCKVYREIT, from the coding sequence ATGAAAACTGAAAAAGAAAAGATGCTGGCAGGCGAAGCTTATATCGCGGTTGGCCGCAAAGGCGAAGAACTTTTTAAAGAAAGGCAATTCGCCAAGGAACTGCTATTTCAGTTTAACAATTTACCACCTTCAGAAATTCGCGAACGCAACGAAATCCTGAAGAAGCTACTCGGAAAAACCGGTAAAAACTTTTATTTCGAACCTCCCTTCCGCTGCGATTATGGTTACAATATAGAGATTGGAAGAAATTTTTACTCTAATTACAACATGACCGTACTGGACTGCGCATCGGTAAAAATAGGCGACAACGTGATGCTTGGCCCGAATGTGCAGTTATATACGGCCGGCCACCCCATTCACCATGAGAAACGCAACGAGCTTTGGGAATATGCAAAACCTATCAAGATTGGCAATAATGTATGGATTGGAGGCAACACGGTCATCAATCCAGATGTAACGATTGGCGATAATGTGGTAATTGGCGCCGGAAGCGTGGTCACCAGGAATATCCCGGCAAACGTGATCGCGTTTGGCAATCCTTGTAAAGTTTACCGGGAAATTACCTAA
- the polA gene encoding DNA polymerase I has product MADKKRLFLLDAYALIFRGYYAFIKNPRINSKGFNTSAIMGFTNSLFDVIRREKPDHLAVCFDKDGSEARTEMFSDYKANRDETPEPIQLSIPIIQDILRAMHIPVIECAGMEADDIIGTLAKQAEKQNYQVFMVTPDKDFAQLVSENIFMYRPARMGNGIEIWGIPEVQKKFEVERPEQVIDFLGMMGDSVDNIPGLPGVGEKTAKKFLKQFGSMEGLLENTDQLKGKMKEKVIENAELGRLSKKLARIFTDCDVQFHEEDFELSMPDGQKVQEIFDELEFRRLKDQFIKLFSGEDDQPQTQVTNSPSAKKAAVTVAGAGQFSLFDSDGGQIERTDSRKSLTDTPHVYQSIETGLAKKLFLEKLMLQESVCFDTETTSINPLEAELVGIAFSWDSGKGFYLPFPEDQKEAQKLIEELRPFFENKAIEKIGQNLKYDIKVLDKYKVKLKGPLFDTMIAHYLINPDMRHNMDVLAETYLNYSPQPITELIGKKGKNQGTMRDVELSKQTEYAVEDADITFQLKNFFGKELEEAETKSLFEDIEIPLVRVLADMELEGIKLDEVYLKSLSEALSSDIQQLEKNIYQHAGEEFLISSPKQLGIILFEKMALVNKPKKTKTGQYSTSEDVLSAIADKHEIIQDVLDYRGLVKLQNTYVDALPSQVEKTTGRVHTDYVQTIAATGRLSSNNPNLQNIPIRTERGRQVRKAFVPRDENFVLLAADYSQIELRIIAALSEEENMIKAFQDGVDIHASTAAKVFNVPIEEVTREQRSNAKTVNFGIIYGVSAFGLSNQTSLSRSEAKELIDTYYKTYPKLSNFIGDQVAFARENGYVSTVLGRRRYLKDINSRNAVVRGAAERNAVNAPIQGSAADIIKLAMINIHNKLEEEQYKTRMLLQVHDELVFDAHKDELEKVQKMIKTEMENAYKLSVPLEVDLGIGQNWLEAH; this is encoded by the coding sequence ATGGCAGATAAAAAACGCCTGTTCTTACTCGACGCATACGCTCTCATTTTCCGCGGATATTACGCTTTTATCAAAAATCCCAGGATCAACTCCAAAGGTTTCAACACCTCGGCGATCATGGGCTTCACCAATTCACTTTTTGATGTGATTCGCCGCGAAAAACCAGATCACCTGGCAGTGTGTTTTGATAAGGACGGCAGCGAGGCCAGGACCGAGATGTTTTCTGATTATAAAGCGAATCGCGACGAAACACCGGAACCCATCCAGCTTTCCATCCCGATCATACAGGATATTCTGCGCGCCATGCACATCCCGGTGATCGAGTGCGCCGGAATGGAAGCCGATGATATCATCGGGACCCTTGCGAAACAGGCCGAAAAACAAAATTACCAGGTCTTTATGGTGACCCCTGATAAGGATTTTGCCCAGCTGGTTTCTGAAAATATCTTTATGTACCGCCCCGCCAGAATGGGTAACGGCATCGAGATCTGGGGAATTCCCGAAGTGCAGAAGAAATTTGAGGTAGAAAGACCGGAACAGGTGATCGATTTCCTCGGAATGATGGGCGACTCGGTAGACAATATCCCCGGGCTTCCCGGTGTTGGCGAGAAAACAGCCAAAAAATTCCTCAAGCAATTCGGAAGCATGGAAGGACTCCTGGAAAATACCGATCAACTGAAAGGCAAAATGAAGGAGAAAGTCATAGAAAACGCGGAGTTGGGCCGACTTTCCAAAAAACTTGCCCGCATCTTTACCGATTGTGATGTGCAATTTCACGAGGAAGATTTTGAGCTTTCGATGCCCGATGGCCAGAAAGTTCAGGAGATCTTTGACGAACTGGAATTCCGAAGATTGAAAGACCAGTTCATCAAGTTGTTCAGCGGCGAGGACGATCAGCCGCAAACGCAGGTTACGAACTCTCCTTCCGCAAAAAAAGCCGCTGTAACCGTAGCCGGCGCAGGACAGTTTTCGTTATTTGATTCGGATGGCGGGCAAATTGAACGAACAGATTCCAGGAAATCACTTACTGATACGCCGCACGTTTATCAAAGCATCGAAACCGGGCTTGCCAAGAAACTTTTCCTGGAGAAATTAATGCTTCAGGAAAGCGTGTGTTTTGACACAGAAACCACCAGTATCAATCCGCTGGAAGCCGAGCTGGTAGGGATCGCATTTTCATGGGATTCCGGCAAGGGCTTTTACCTGCCGTTTCCGGAAGATCAAAAGGAAGCTCAGAAGCTCATCGAGGAATTACGGCCATTTTTTGAGAATAAAGCAATTGAGAAGATCGGTCAGAATTTAAAATATGACATTAAGGTTCTCGACAAGTACAAAGTCAAATTAAAAGGACCTTTATTTGATACGATGATCGCGCATTACCTGATCAATCCTGATATGCGCCATAACATGGACGTGCTGGCTGAAACCTACCTGAACTATTCCCCGCAACCCATCACGGAACTGATCGGTAAAAAAGGGAAAAACCAAGGCACGATGCGCGATGTGGAGCTTTCCAAACAAACAGAATACGCCGTGGAAGATGCCGACATCACGTTTCAGCTGAAGAACTTTTTCGGCAAAGAACTGGAAGAAGCTGAAACCAAATCTTTATTTGAGGATATTGAAATTCCGTTGGTCAGGGTGCTGGCAGATATGGAGCTGGAAGGCATCAAACTGGACGAAGTGTACCTGAAATCGCTTTCCGAAGCCTTAAGCAGCGATATTCAGCAACTGGAAAAAAATATTTACCAGCATGCAGGCGAGGAATTTCTAATCAGCTCTCCGAAACAACTGGGAATCATCCTCTTTGAAAAAATGGCGCTGGTCAACAAACCCAAAAAGACCAAAACCGGCCAGTATTCCACCAGTGAAGATGTGTTATCTGCGATCGCTGATAAACATGAAATTATCCAGGATGTTCTGGATTACCGCGGACTGGTTAAACTACAGAACACCTATGTAGACGCGTTGCCGTCGCAGGTTGAAAAAACTACCGGCAGGGTGCACACCGATTATGTACAAACCATTGCCGCTACCGGAAGATTGAGTTCCAACAACCCAAACCTTCAGAACATCCCAATTCGAACCGAAAGAGGGCGACAGGTTCGGAAGGCATTTGTGCCAAGAGATGAAAATTTTGTGCTGCTGGCTGCCGATTATTCCCAGATCGAACTACGGATCATCGCAGCGCTAAGTGAAGAGGAAAACATGATCAAGGCCTTTCAGGACGGCGTAGATATTCACGCTTCCACGGCCGCCAAAGTATTTAACGTTCCTATCGAGGAGGTGACACGCGAGCAAAGAAGCAACGCCAAAACAGTCAATTTCGGGATCATTTACGGGGTTTCAGCCTTCGGGCTCAGCAACCAGACGTCTCTTTCCCGCAGCGAGGCCAAGGAACTGATCGACACTTATTATAAAACCTACCCGAAATTGAGCAATTTCATCGGCGACCAGGTAGCGTTCGCCCGGGAAAACGGGTATGTTTCTACCGTGCTCGGGAGAAGGCGGTATCTTAAAGACATCAATTCCAGGAATGCCGTGGTACGCGGTGCTGCGGAAAGAAACGCGGTAAACGCCCCGATCCAGGGTAGCGCAGCAGATATCATCAAGCTGGCGATGATCAACATTCACAACAAACTGGAAGAAGAGCAATACAAAACCAGAATGCTGCTTCAGGTGCATGATGAACTGGTTTTCGACGCGCACAAGGACGAACTGGAAAAAGTTCAGAAAATGATCAAAACCGAAATGGAGAACGCCTACAAATTATCGGTTCCACTGGAAGTTGACCTTGGTATTGGCCAAAACTGGCTGGAGGCACATTAA
- a CDS encoding N(4)-(beta-N-acetylglucosaminyl)-L-asparaginase — MKRRNFLKSAGVAGLGISVSGDLLAQSLLQNTMQSTTYPVAVATWNFQNAVKKAGEFLSTGSSALDAVEQGVMVEEANLKNTTVGNGGAPDRDGNVTLDACIMSPAGDAGSVVYLHHIEHPVSVARKVMEETPHVMLAGEGALQFAIQQGFKKQELLTEESEKAWKEWLEHKNYKPIINIENHDTIGMLCMDEKGDIAGACTTSGLAYKMNGRVGDSPIIGAGLFLDNEIGGAVATGMGEAVMKSVGSFLIVELMRQGKTPQEACEEAVNRIVAKNTNYQDFQVAFVAMNKKGEIGSYCIHEGFSYAKFQHDEVTNNPSKFYTK, encoded by the coding sequence ATGAAAAGAAGAAATTTCCTAAAATCAGCGGGAGTGGCCGGCCTCGGAATCTCAGTTTCCGGTGACTTGCTCGCACAATCTCTTTTACAAAATACTATGCAAAGTACTACTTATCCTGTAGCGGTGGCTACGTGGAATTTTCAGAATGCGGTAAAAAAAGCCGGTGAATTTTTAAGCACAGGATCCAGTGCTCTTGATGCTGTGGAACAGGGAGTCATGGTGGAAGAAGCCAACCTGAAGAACACAACTGTTGGGAACGGAGGTGCTCCAGACCGCGATGGCAACGTGACCCTTGACGCCTGTATCATGTCTCCGGCCGGTGATGCCGGTTCGGTGGTGTACCTGCACCATATTGAGCACCCGGTTTCGGTAGCGCGGAAAGTCATGGAAGAAACGCCACATGTGATGCTGGCCGGGGAAGGTGCTTTGCAGTTTGCGATTCAGCAGGGTTTCAAAAAACAGGAATTGCTCACTGAAGAATCTGAAAAAGCCTGGAAAGAATGGTTAGAGCATAAAAATTACAAACCGATCATCAATATTGAAAACCACGACACCATCGGGATGTTGTGCATGGACGAAAAGGGTGATATTGCCGGGGCCTGCACCACTTCTGGTCTTGCCTATAAAATGAATGGCCGGGTTGGGGATTCCCCTATTATTGGCGCCGGGCTTTTCCTCGATAATGAAATTGGTGGCGCAGTTGCAACCGGGATGGGGGAAGCAGTCATGAAGAGCGTGGGCTCTTTCCTGATCGTGGAGTTGATGCGCCAGGGAAAAACTCCGCAGGAAGCCTGTGAAGAAGCAGTAAACAGAATTGTCGCTAAAAACACCAATTACCAGGATTTCCAGGTAGCTTTTGTAGCGATGAACAAAAAAGGAGAAATTGGTTCTTACTGCATCCACGAAGGCTTCAGTTACGCCAAATTTCAGCATGACGAAGTAACGAACAACCCCAGCAAATTCTACACTAAGTAA
- a CDS encoding metallophosphoesterase, whose product MRWIILILLYLLVDIYAYQAFRIFTRNGWFGIAYFAVSALVIANLFYQFNQPAPYDGLGGGRGYAIGIFLAFFVSKLLVAILMLGEDVVRVPFAGIQKLFGSSENFSLPSRRKFLGTLALGIAAIPFAGFLYGMFRGRYNFRVLNYTLYFEDLPDAFDGYRITQISDIHSGSFDHEEKIRYGVNLIKEQDTDLIVFTGDLVNNIADEMENWKGLFSEISAKDGVYSILGNHDYGDYHQWSSDQAKAENLQKLKDTHGQMGWNLLLNEHRYLEKNGQRIALVGVENWGAGFKQVGDLAKAEQGVAANDFKILLSHDPSHWNEQVKNHNNKYHLTMSGHTHGMQFGIEIPGWIKWSPVKYRYKQWAGIYEHNGRYINVNRGFGFLAYPGRVGIWPEVSVIELKKGPNPA is encoded by the coding sequence ATGCGCTGGATCATTCTCATCCTTCTGTACCTCCTTGTTGATATTTATGCTTACCAGGCCTTTAGAATCTTTACTAGAAATGGCTGGTTCGGCATTGCCTATTTTGCAGTCTCGGCCCTGGTGATCGCTAATCTTTTTTACCAGTTCAATCAGCCTGCACCATACGACGGACTGGGCGGAGGTCGCGGGTATGCTATCGGGATTTTCCTGGCATTTTTTGTTTCCAAATTGTTGGTGGCGATATTGATGCTTGGGGAAGATGTTGTGCGCGTGCCTTTTGCCGGTATTCAGAAACTTTTTGGTTCTTCGGAAAACTTCAGTCTGCCGTCCCGCAGGAAATTTTTGGGAACGCTGGCGCTGGGAATCGCAGCAATTCCTTTTGCCGGATTTTTATACGGGATGTTCCGCGGAAGATATAATTTCCGGGTGCTGAATTACACGCTGTATTTCGAAGATCTTCCAGACGCTTTTGACGGTTACCGAATCACCCAGATTAGTGATATTCACAGCGGAAGTTTTGATCATGAAGAGAAGATTCGATACGGGGTGAACCTGATCAAGGAACAGGATACCGATCTTATTGTCTTCACCGGGGATCTGGTAAATAATATTGCCGATGAAATGGAGAACTGGAAAGGCTTGTTTTCTGAAATTTCAGCAAAAGACGGTGTGTATTCCATCCTCGGGAACCATGATTATGGCGATTATCATCAGTGGTCCAGCGACCAGGCAAAAGCTGAAAATCTTCAGAAGTTAAAAGATACGCACGGGCAAATGGGCTGGAATTTACTGTTAAACGAGCATCGTTACCTGGAAAAGAACGGCCAGCGAATTGCGCTGGTAGGAGTAGAGAACTGGGGTGCCGGATTCAAGCAGGTTGGAGACCTGGCAAAGGCAGAACAGGGCGTCGCGGCGAATGATTTCAAGATTCTGTTGAGTCATGATCCTTCCCACTGGAACGAGCAGGTTAAAAATCATAATAATAAGTACCATTTAACCATGAGCGGTCATACCCACGGGATGCAGTTCGGGATTGAAATTCCTGGGTGGATCAAGTGGAGTCCCGTGAAATACCGGTACAAGCAGTGGGCGGGGATTTACGAGCACAACGGGCGGTACATCAATGTGAATCGCGGCTTCGGATTTCTGGCTTACCCGGGCAGGGTTGGAATTTGGCCGGAAGTAAGTGTGATCGAGTTGAAAAAAGGCCCGAACCCTGCATAA
- a CDS encoding thioredoxin family protein, with protein MSKFGELVDLDIPVLLDFYTEWNEASVAMHPVLRDVAAAMGDKAKVIKIDVDKNSQLAEALRVKGLPTLMIYKSGEMKWRHSGEQDANTLIGLLKEHQ; from the coding sequence ATGTCAAAATTTGGTGAATTAGTAGATCTGGATATTCCCGTTCTTCTCGATTTTTATACCGAATGGAATGAAGCCTCGGTGGCCATGCACCCGGTTTTACGCGACGTTGCCGCGGCAATGGGCGATAAGGCGAAAGTGATCAAGATCGATGTGGATAAGAATTCCCAGCTGGCAGAAGCTTTGCGCGTGAAAGGCCTGCCAACGCTCATGATCTACAAATCTGGTGAGATGAAATGGAGACATAGCGGCGAGCAGGACGCTAATACGCTTATTGGCCTGCTGAAAGAGCATCAGTAA
- a CDS encoding polysaccharide deacetylase family protein → MSLFLPKYPQLLKWLYPKRLSRLPGKDTIYLSFDDGPIPEVTPWVLQELKKFDATATFFCIGDNVQKHPEIFQQVLYAGHAIGNHTFHHLNGWKTRTSEYLQNTEKAQQLMADYSQHQNQVISAKFFRPPYGKIRNSQASSLVRNGYKIVMWDVISGDYNSQFSAEKCYQNVVQNTVAGSCIVFHDSQKAFPNLQEILPKILQYYAEKGWEFGSLTDALSAGQ, encoded by the coding sequence ATGTCACTTTTTCTACCAAAATATCCACAACTCCTGAAATGGCTTTACCCGAAGAGGCTTAGCAGACTGCCAGGCAAAGACACCATTTACCTGAGCTTTGATGACGGCCCTATTCCGGAGGTTACGCCATGGGTGTTGCAGGAATTAAAGAAATTCGACGCCACCGCGACGTTTTTCTGTATAGGCGATAATGTGCAAAAACATCCGGAAATATTTCAACAGGTTCTGTATGCCGGCCACGCGATTGGCAACCATACTTTCCATCACCTGAACGGGTGGAAAACGCGCACTTCGGAATATCTTCAGAATACAGAGAAGGCCCAGCAACTGATGGCCGACTATTCGCAGCATCAGAACCAGGTTATTTCAGCCAAGTTTTTTAGACCTCCCTACGGAAAGATCAGGAACAGCCAGGCTTCCAGTTTGGTGAGAAACGGGTATAAAATCGTCATGTGGGACGTGATCAGCGGGGATTATAATTCCCAGTTTTCCGCTGAAAAATGTTACCAGAATGTAGTTCAGAATACGGTAGCGGGCAGCTGCATTGTTTTTCATGACAGCCAGAAAGCATTCCCAAACCTTCAGGAAATCCTTCCGAAGATTTTGCAGTATTACGCTGAAAAAGGTTGGGAGTTCGGCAGTCTTACTGATGCTCTTTCAGCAGGCCAATAA